A genome region from Eurosta solidaginis isolate ZX-2024a chromosome 2, ASM4086904v1, whole genome shotgun sequence includes the following:
- the mbm gene encoding protein mushroom body miniature, which translates to MPRKRNRPDDDQHHQFGGSGSLGNVSGGNRRRFREDRNRNSSSGPANKDTQDRSYDRFQKFRDPHCFDQRNNNDENWRRYDRRPSYGAGGGNSNQFNRTRRDNYDQSQNGQSARRTQGDQHQFDINNHPQEQHQQRVDIMNQPRQHQRFDIKNQSQEQQQHRFEIINQPQPTELSSAAKPKTPAAPPATENSAGDMQIKKENDAYQLNQHQLINIKQEKSVKDPSKEIIKPPSSSSSSEDKKINKINQPALKTKIIKAEPSTKEVSKKIISPSKSSSSSSSEEAESSLDAPGTSTSPAKTSIANETKIPNKPEKKKSSEDLICLGKLEKKFVIEDDASEEGDVSQQVDEGDKKNICLICDKKAHTAFECQMICKNCSMPYHNLKSCPKPANLSIVMQTFMEFCMGQMNQFQPEQKYTIPSYISTNEKIVPIVKETSVAENKKGKKANVKSKEAPKKLKKRKQRTRSASSSDEDDDEEIKKDKTEEETSTESELEKRKKMIVKPKEPSKKLVKHKHKRTANSSDEKEVDEVKEDGAEEEPSTESESESRKKPNVKSKEPTKKLVKRKRKRTVNCSDEADDDDMVLKKDKKEEERSSETESESDSSAKEAVRKSKKRRKKAPSAIEATEFSNTYIPPFPTFPSFGAAAAAYNPLLLSQLMHAGNFGTPKKWKSK; encoded by the exons GCCTAGAAAAAGAAATCGCCCCGATGATGATCAGCATCACCAGTTTGGTGGAAGCGGCTCATTAGGCAATGTCAGCGGAGGCAACAGGCGGCGTTTTAGGGAAGACAGGAATCGTAATTCGTCTTCCGGTCCGGCGAATAAAGATACCCAAGATAGGAGTTACGATCGTTTCCAAAAATTCCGGGATCCTCATTGCTTTGATCAGCGCAATAACAACGACGAAAACTGGCGACGTTATGACCGAAGGCCTAGTTATGGCGCAGGTGGTGGAAACAGTAACCAGTTTAATCGAACTAGAAGGGACAATTATGATCAGTCTCAAAATGGTCAAAGTGCTAGGAGGACACAAGGTGATCAACATCAGTTCGATATCAATAACCACCCACAAGAGCAGCACCAGCAACGGGTTGATATAATGAATCAACCGCGGCAGCATCAACGGTTCGATATCAAAAATCAATCTCAGGAGCAGCAGCAGCATCGTTTTGAGATCATAAATCAACCACAGCCAACGGAATTATCATCTGCAGCAAAACCAAAAACACCAGCGGCTCCACCTGCTACTGAAAACTCGGCAGGAGATATGCAAATCAAAAAAGAAAATGATGCGTATCAATTGAACCAACACCAACTAATAAATATTAAACAGGAAAAATCTGTTAAGGATCCTAGTAAGGAAATTATTAAACCACCATCGTCTTCTTCAAGTTCAGAAGACAAGAAGATAAACAAGATAAATCAACCTGCACTAAAAACGAAAATAATCAAAGCAGAACCATCCACCAAGGAAGTCAGCAAGAAGATTATAAGTCCATCCAAATCTTCAAGTTCGTCCTCATCGGAAGAGGCTGAGAGTAGTCTTGATGCTCCTGGAACATCAACATCTCCAGCGAAAACCTCAATAGCCAACGAGACGAAAATTCCAAACAAGCCGGAGAAGAAAAAATCATCAGAAGATTTGATTTGCCTTGGGAAACTAGAGAAGAAATTTGTCATTGAAGATGATGCCTCAGAAGAGGGAGATGTATCTCAGCAAGTGGACGAAGGCGATAAAAAGAATATTTGCCTGATATGTGACAAAAAg gCTCATACTGCATTTGAATGCCAAATGATATGCAAAAACTGTTCTATGCCCTATCACAATTTGAAGAGTTGTCCGAAACCTGCGAATCTGTCGATTGTTATGCAAACATTTATGGAATTCTGTATGGGGCAAATGAACCAATTCCAACCAGAGCAAAAGTACACAATTCCTTCGTATATTAGCACAAATGAAAAAATTGTGCCAATTGTAAAAGAAACTTCAGTCGCAGAAAATAAGAAAGGCAAAAAAGCGAATGTGAAATCAAAGGAAGCACCCAAAAAGCTGAAGAAACGTAAACAACGTACGCGTTCTGCAAGCTCTAGTGATGAAGATGATGACGAAGAGATTAAAAAAGATAAAACTGAAGAGGAAACGTCGACTGAATCTGAGttggaaaaacgaaaaaaaatgatTGTGAAACCAAAAGAGCCATCAAAAAAGCTGGTAAAGCATAAACATAAGCGTACTGCAAACTCCAGTGATGAGAAGGAAGTCGATGAGGTTAAAGAAGATGGAGCAGAAGAGGAACCATCGACTGAATCAGAGTCGGAAAGTCGGAAAAAACctaatgtaaaatcaaaagaaccCACTAAAAAGTTGGTAAAACGTAAACGTAAACGTACTGTGAACTGCAGTGATGAAGCGGATGATGATGACATGGTactaaaaaaagataaaaaagaaGAGGAAAGGTCGTCTGAAACTGAGTCGGAAAGTGACTCCAGCGCAAAAGAAGCCGTACGAAAATCGAAAAAGAGGCGCAAAAAAGCTCCATCTGCCATCGAAGCTACTGAATTTTCCAATACTTATATTCCACCTTTTCCAACCTTTCCTTCCTTTGGTGCAGCGGCGGCAGCTTACAACCCTTTACTTTTAAGTCAGCTTATGCATGCTGGTAACTTTGGAACGCCTAAAAAATggaaatctaaataa